The genomic segment GGGGAGGGCGGCCTGTGACCGTGATCGAACGTCGTGAGGTGGCCCTCGTCGATCTCCTCGACCGGCTCCTCGCCGGCGGGGTCGTCATCACCGGTGACCTCACGCTGCGTATCGCGGACGTCGACCTCGTCCGCATCGACCTGAACGCTTTGATCAGTTCCGTGAACGCACAGGTTCCGTCACCCTGGGGAGGCATCGAGTGACCGGCCGCAACCGCCTCGAACTGGAGCCCGACACGGTGGAAAGGGACCTGGTCAAACTGGTCCTGACCGTCGTCGAGCTGCTCCGTCAGCTCATGGAGCGGCAGGCGCTGCGCCGTTTCGACACCGGGGAGCTCTCGGAGGACCAGGAGGAGCGCATCGGGCTCACGCTGATGCTTCTCGACGACCGGATGACCGAGTTGCGCGAGCGCTACGGCCTGCGGCCCGAGGACCTCAATCTGGACCTCGGGCCGCTGGGACCGTTGCTTCCGCGGGAGTGACTGCGGGACTACCGCGGGAGTGAGCGCGGGAGCGAATCCACCTGCGGTACGGGTGAATTCGCCACCTGTACCAGCGGCCCCTTCTTTTCAGACCGTCTTACGGCAGAGAATTTCTCCGTGCAGTACGGCGAACCAGCCGTCCTCCTGCCGCCCCCATTCCCGCCAGGCCGCCTCGATCGCCCGGAGCCGGTCGAGCGTCGCGTGACCGCCCTGTGTGGCCCGTTCGGCGTACGCGGAGGCGACCGTCCGGTCCGCCCACAGCCCGCTCCACCAGGCCCGCTCGTCCGGCGTGGCGTAGGTCCAGGTGGCGGAGGTGGCCGTGATGTCGGTGAGCCCGGCGCGCAGCGCCCATGACTTCAGCCGGCGCCCCGCGTCGGGCTCACCACCGTTGGCGCGGGCCACCCGGCGGTACAGGTCCAGCCAGTCGTCCATGCCCGGGGATCCGGGGAACCAGGTCATCGCCGCGTAGTCGGAGTCGCGGACGGCGATCAGACCGCCCGGCCTGGTCACCCGGCGCATCTCGCGCAGCGCCTGCACCGGGTCGCCGACGTGCTGGAGCACCTGGTGCGCGTGGACCACGCAGAACGTGTCGTCCGGGTAGTCCAGCGCGTGGACGTCCGCGACCGCGAACCGCACGTTGTCCAGGCCGCGTTCGGCGGCCGTCGCCCTGGCCTGCTCCAGGATGCCGGGCGCGTGGTCGACCCCGGTGACCTGCCCCTCCGGGACCAGGGCGGCCAGGTCCGCGGTGATCGTGCCCGGACCGCAGCCGATGTCCAGGATCCTCATGTGCGGCTTCAGCGAACCGAGGAGATAGGCCGCGGAGTTGGCGGCCGTCCGCCAGGTGTGCGAGCGCAGTACCGACTCATGGTGTCCGTGCGTGTAGACGG from the Streptomyces sp. NBC_00310 genome contains:
- a CDS encoding class I SAM-dependent methyltransferase gives rise to the protein MSKARETAVYTHGHHESVLRSHTWRTAANSAAYLLGSLKPHMRILDIGCGPGTITADLAALVPEGQVTGVDHAPGILEQARATAAERGLDNVRFAVADVHALDYPDDTFCVVHAHQVLQHVGDPVQALREMRRVTRPGGLIAVRDSDYAAMTWFPGSPGMDDWLDLYRRVARANGGEPDAGRRLKSWALRAGLTDITATSATWTYATPDERAWWSGLWADRTVASAYAERATQGGHATLDRLRAIEAAWREWGRQEDGWFAVLHGEILCRKTV
- a CDS encoding gas vesicle protein → MTVIERREVALVDLLDRLLAGGVVITGDLTLRIADVDLVRIDLNALISSVNAQVPSPWGGIE
- a CDS encoding gas vesicle protein K, with translation MTGRNRLELEPDTVERDLVKLVLTVVELLRQLMERQALRRFDTGELSEDQEERIGLTLMLLDDRMTELRERYGLRPEDLNLDLGPLGPLLPRE